A genomic stretch from Rhabdothermincola sediminis includes:
- a CDS encoding DUF4202 domain-containing protein, with amino-acid sequence MGDPQRFDAAIAAIDRANAEDPETLELDGQRRPKELVHAELVTRWVRRLDPGASELQLLAARAHHLRRWVVPRGSYPSGRAGYLRWRRDQARRQAEEVAVILAAAGYDDAAIARVQGIIRKEGLATDPAVQTHEDALCLAFLETQLGSLLADLGEERTVEVLAKTARKMSARGLSEAAKLPLPPAHAALLGRALQVAGARADN; translated from the coding sequence GTGGGGGACCCACAGCGGTTCGACGCCGCGATCGCTGCCATCGACCGGGCCAACGCCGAGGACCCTGAGACCCTGGAGCTGGACGGCCAGCGGCGCCCCAAGGAGCTGGTCCATGCCGAGCTGGTGACCAGATGGGTGCGCCGGCTCGATCCGGGCGCGAGCGAGCTCCAACTCCTGGCGGCACGCGCGCACCACCTGCGCCGCTGGGTGGTCCCCCGCGGGAGCTACCCGTCGGGGCGAGCCGGTTACCTGCGCTGGCGGCGTGATCAGGCCCGCCGGCAGGCCGAGGAGGTGGCGGTGATCCTCGCCGCGGCCGGCTACGACGATGCGGCCATCGCGCGGGTGCAGGGGATCATCCGCAAGGAAGGGCTGGCCACCGACCCGGCGGTGCAGACGCACGAAGATGCACTGTGCCTGGCGTTCCTGGAGACTCAGCTGGGGTCGTTGCTCGCCGATCTGGGTGAGGAGCGCACCGTCGAGGTGTTGGCCAAGACCGCCCGCAAGATGAGCGCCCGGGGGCTGTCCGAGGCCGCCAAGCTGCCGTTGCCTCCTGCCCACGCCGCCCTTCTCGGCCGGGCCCTTCAGGTCGCGGGAGCCCGAGCCGACAACTAG